From Camelina sativa cultivar DH55 chromosome 7, Cs, whole genome shotgun sequence, one genomic window encodes:
- the LOC104700031 gene encoding protein trichome birefringence-like 37 yields the protein MGFKLISLFLILPLLILTIMSEADQTMASNKKPNVSQRNRTALAAAAVGGGGKEVMKGRKQTSGCNLFQGKWVFDPSYPFYNSSTCPFIDGELDCLKFGRPDKQFLKYSWQPDSCTVPRFDGEAFLRRWRGKRVMFVGDSLSLNMWESLACMIYSSVPDTKTTFLKRAPLSSLTFQEYDVTLYLYRTPYLVDISKETVGRVLNLGAIDDGADAWKNIDLLVFNSWHWWTHKGVQSQGWDFIRDGSSLTRDMDRLDAFNKGLTTWGQWVDQNVDISQTRVFFQGISPTHYMGREWNEPRKTCNGQMQPLTGSTYPGGSLPAASIVSRVLSSMRTPVYLLDITTLSQLRKDAHPSTYGGDGGTDCSHWCLPGLPDTWNQLLYAALSM from the exons ATGGGTTTCAAACTCATCTCTCTTTTCCTTATTCTTCCACTTCTCATACTCACAATCATGTCGGAAGCCGACCAGACCATGGCTTCCAACAAGAAACCGAATGTGAGCCAACGCAACAGAACGGCGTTGGCCGCCGCTGCCGTGGGAGGGGGAGGAAAAGAGGTGATGAAAGGAAGGAAGCAGACAAGTGGTTGTAACTTGTTCCAAGGAAAATGGGTTTTCGATCCTTCTTACCCTTTCTACAATTCTTCCACGTGTCCTTTCATCGACGGCGAGTTAGACTGTCTCAAGTTCGGTCGACCAGACAAACAGTTCCTCAAGTACTCTTGGCAGCCTGATTCATGCACCGTCCCAAG GTTTGATGGGGAAGCGTTTCTAAGGAGATGGAGAGGGAAGCGAGTGATGTTCGTGGGTGACTCACTGAGTCTAAACATGTGGGAATCGTTGGCATGTATGATATATTCGTCGGTTCCAGACACGAAGACCACTTTTCTCAAGCGTGCCCCACTCTCGTCTCTCACTTTCCAG GAATACGACGTCACATTATACCTATACCGAACACCATACCTAGTGGACATCTCCAAAGAAACTGTAGGGCGTGTGTTAAACCTTGGAGCCATCGACGATGGGGCTGATGCTTGGAAAAACATTGACCTTCTCGTCTTCAATTCTTGGCACTGGTGGACTCATAAAGGAGTACAGTCCCAAGG GTGGGATTTTATAAGAGATGGGTCTTCATTGACGAGAGACATGGACCGTCTTGATGCTTTCAACAAAGGACTCACAACTTGGGGCCAATGGGTTGATCAAAATGTTGATATTTCGCAAACCCGAGTTTTCTTTCAAGGCATTTCTCCCACTCACTACAT GGGAAGGGAATGGAACGAGCCAAGGAAGACTTGCAACGGGCAAATGCAACCGCTGACCGGATCAACATACCCAGGTGGTTCACTTCCTGCCGCAAGCATTGTGTCTCGAGTGTTGAGCTCGATGAGAACGCCCGTTTACTTACTAGACATTACAACTCTGTCTCAACTGAGAAAAGATGCTCATCCGTCTACATATGGAGGGGATGGAGGAACTGACTGCAGTCATTGGTGCCTTCCTGGCTTACCGGATACTTGGAACCAGCTTCTATATGCGGCTCTTTCGATGTGA
- the LOC104700032 gene encoding peroxidase 19-like gives MHVLSLFLSAIFFFLFLASTISITPTTSQPPALRRIHHRDLSVDYYSKKCPQLENLVGSITSQRFKEVPISAPATIRLFFHDCFVEGCDGSILIETKKGSKKLAERDAYENKELREEGFESINKAKALVESHCPSLVSCSDILAIAARDFIHLAGGPYYQVKKGRWDGKRSTATNVPPNIPRSNSTVDQLIKLFASKGLTVEELVVLSGSHTIGFAHCKNFVGRLYNFKGSKQPDPTLDPRLLKELRMSCPFYGGSTGVVLPLDATTPFVFDNGYFTGLGSKMAFLESDQAIFLDPRTKPIVLEMARDKQRFLKAYGGTMDKMGSIGVKRGKKHGEIRTDCRVFL, from the exons ATGCATGTCCTATCTCTTTTTTTATCCGcaatattcttttttctcttcctcgCATCAACCATTTCGATTACCCCCACAACCTCTCAGCCTCCGGCATTGCGGCGAATCCACCACAGAGACCTCTCCGTCGATTACTACTCCAAGAAATGTCCTCAGCTCGAAAATCTCGTCGGTTCCATCACTTCTCAGCGGTTCAAAGAAGTTCCCATCTCAGCTCCAGCCACCATTCGCCTCTTCTTCCACGACTGCTTCGTTgag GGCTGTGATGGGTCGATATTgatagaaacaaagaaaggaaGCAAGAAATTAGCAGAAAGAGACGCTTATGAGAATAAGGAATTGAGAGAAGAAGGATTTGAGAGTATCAACAAGGCAAAGGCATTAGTTGAGTCTCATTGCCCTTCTCTCGTCTCTTGTTCTGACATCCTCGCCATCGCCGCTCGAGATTTCATCCACCTG GCAGGTGGACCTTACTATCAAGTGAAAAAAGGAAGATGGGACGGCAAAAGATCAACGGCCACGAACGTCCCTCCAAACATACCTCGATCAAACTCAACCGTTGATCAACTCATCAAGCTCTTCGCGTCCAAAGGCCTAACCGTAGAGGAACTTGTTGTCCTTTCCGGGTCTCACACCATCGGCTTTGCCCATTGTAAAAACTTCGTTGGTCGTCTCTACAACTTCAAAGGCTCAAAACAACCCGACCCCACGCTCGACCCGAGATTACTCAAGGAGCTCCGTATGTCGTGTCCTTTTTATGGTGGAAGCACCGGCGTCGTACTCCCGCTCGATGCTACAACTCCGTTTGTGTTTGACAATGGATATTTCACAGGACTAGGAAGTAAGATGGCCTTTCTCGAGTCGGATCAAGCCATTTTCCTTGACCCTAGGACGAAGCCCATTGTACTTGAGATGGCTAGAGATAAGCAGAGGTTTCTCAAGGCGTATGGAGGGACTATGGATAAAATGGGTTCCATTGGTGTCAAGAGAGGGAAGAAACATGGGGAAATACGAACTGATTGTCGAGtctttttatag
- the LOC104700033 gene encoding ATP synthase mitochondrial F1 complex assembly factor 1-like, producing MKLRRILGSISSLAKDTKLSSSSSYRQIFTSRSSSWQRDAGTKKLSEVLPGNHKKWASLGSVRNSQFASGFTPLQPKPLDSIMDLARAKTKSPEELTSIWDDYHLGRGHIGITMKAQLYRLLEQRASECRYFVIPLWRGNGYITMFAQVQAPHMIFTGLEDYKARGTQAAPYLTATFYTELSETKDLVFIRGDVVFTSKLTDEEAKWIMETAQSFYLNDSRYKLLERFNKHTHDFEFKDVLQALDMPVL from the exons ATGAAATTGAGAAGAATCCTTGGTTCTATTTCGAGTCTGGCTAAAGATACTAagctctcttcatcttcttcgtatAGACAAATTTTCACTTCGCGTTCATCTTCATGGCAACGAGATGCCGGAACTAAGAAGCTCTCAGAAGTTTTACCTGGAAATCACAAAAAATGGGCTTCGCTTGGTTCAGTCAGAAATTCGCAATTCGCATCTGGGTTTACTCCTTTGCAGCCGAAACCTTTggattcaatcatggatttagCGAGAGCCAAGACTAAATCTCCCGAAGAACTCACTTCCATCTGGGACGAT TATCACTTGGGACGAGGTCATATTGGGATAACGATGAAAGCTCAGCTTTATCGATTGTTGGAGCAACGAGCATCCGAATG CCGATACTTTGTCATTCCATTGTGGAGAGGCAATGGCTACATTACTATGTTTGCTCAAG TTCAAGCACCTCACATGATTTTCACTGGTCTCGAAGACTACAAAGCAAGAGGAACTCAAGCAGCTCCTTACCTGACTGCCACATTCTACACTGAGCTTTCAGAGACAAAGGACTTGGTGTTTATCCGAGGAGATGTTGTCTTCACAAGCAAACTCACTGACGAAGAGGCGAAATGGATCATGGAGACAGCTCAGTCTTTTTACTTGAACGACTCTCGGTACAAGCTGCTCGAACGTTTCAATAAGCATACTCATGACTTCGAGTTCAAAGATGTGCTACAAGCTCTAGATATGCCTGTTCTGTGA
- the LOC104700034 gene encoding apoptosis inhibitor 5-like protein API5, which translates to MSENQSEEVQQIEKLYEFSERLNASKDKSQNVEDYEGIIKMSKTSMKAKQLASQLIPRYFKFFPSLSTEAFDAHMDCIDDGDLGVRVQAIRGLPLFCKDTPEIISKIVDVLVQLLNTEEPVERDAVHKALMSLIRQDPKASSTALFTHAGVTPTTDDQIREKVLSFIREKVFPLKGELLKPQEEMERHITDLIKQSLEDVTGGEFKMFMDFLTSLSIFGGKAPQERMQELVEIIEGQADLNAQFEVSDTDHIDRLISCLQLALPFFARGAPSSRFLSYLNQHIMPVFDKLPEERKLDLLKALADISPYTTAQEARQLLPSIVQLLKIYMPARKTGEEMNFTYVECLLYAFHHLAHKVPNATNSLCGYKIVTGQPSDRLGEDFSELNKDFTERLTVVEDLTKATLKKLTQGMTEHNKAMSAAKTDEEKASIKTKKQNTTTGLRTCNNILAMTKPLHAKTPPFIGDTNLNLSWKEATKPLASTTTKTTIGGKRPANSNNGSGNNVSAKKGRGSGGAMQSQLVNKAFEGISSYGAGRGGNRNWGRRGGGRGRGQGRGHW; encoded by the exons ATGTCAGAGAACCAGTCGGAAGAAGTTCAGCAAATCGAGAAGCTCTATGAGTTCAGTGAGCGCCTCAATGCCTCCAAGGACAAGTCTCAG AATGTTGAGGATTATGAAGGGATTATCAAGATGTCCAAGACTAGTATGAAGGCGAAGCAGCTTGCCTCGCAGCTAATTCCACGCTACTTCAAGTTCTTCCCTAGTCTCTCTACTGAGGCTTTCGATGCGCATATGGACTGCATTGATGATGGAGATCTTGGG gtGCGTGTTCAAGCTATCCGCGGGCTCCCGCTGTTCTGTAAGGATACACCAGAGATTATATCTAAGATTGTTGATGTTCTTGTGCAACTTTTGAATACTG AGGAACCTGTGGAGCGTGATGCTGTGCATAAGGCTCTGATGTCATTGATACGACAAGATCCGAAAG CATCTTCGACTGCCTTATTCACGCATGCTGGGGTTACTCCAACTACCGATGATCAAATCCGTGAAAAGGTCTTGAGTTTCATCAGAGAAAAG GTGTTTCCTCTTAAAGGGGAGCTCTTGAAACCTCAAGAGGAGATGGAAAGACATATAACAGATTTGATCAAACAG AGCCTAGAAGATGTAACTGGAGGGGAGTTTAAAATGTTTATGGATTTCCTGACAAGTTTGAGTATATTTGGTGGCAAAGCTCCTCAAGAAAGAATGCAAGAACTTGTGGAAATTATTGAAGGACAGGCGGATTTAAATGCACAATTTGAA GTTTCAGACACAGATCATATTGACAGGTTGATATCATGCCTGCAACTGGCTCTTCCCTTTTTTGCG AGAGGTGCTCCCAGCAGCAGGTTTCTTAGCTATTTGAACCAACATATCATGCCTGTTTTTGACAAG CTGCCGGAAGAGAGGAAACTTGATTTGCTCAAAGCTCTTGCTGATATTTCTCCATACACAACTGCTCAGGAAGCAAGACAGCTGCTTCCTTCCATCGTTCAGCTTTTAAAG aTATACATGCCTGCCAGAAAGACTGGAGAGGAAATGAACTTCACATACGTGGAGTGTTTGTTGTATGCGTTTCATCACCTTGCCCACAAG GTTCCAAATGCTACAAACAGCTTGTGCGGGTACAAGATTGTGACCGGCCAGCCGTCAGACAGATTGGGGGAGGACTTCTCAGAGTTGAACAAAGACTTCACTGAGAG ATTGACCGTTGTTGAGGATCTGACCAAGGCAACATTGAAAAAATTGACTCAGGGAATGACTGAGCACAACAAAGCCATGTCGGCTGCTAAGACAGATGAAGAGAAGGCGAGCATT aaaacaaagaagcagaatACTACAACTGGACTTAGGACCTGTAATAACATATTGGCAATGACAAAG CCATTACATGCAAAAACGCCTCCTTTTATCGGAGAcactaatctcaacctttcttGGAAAGAAGCAACAAAGCCGTTAGcctcaaccacaacaaaaacaacaatcgG AGGAAAGCGGCCTGCTAATAGCAACAATGGAAGTGGTAACAATGTCTCAGCAAAGAAAGGACGTGGTTCAGGTGGTGCTATGCAGAGCCAGCTTGTGAACAAGGCCTTTGAGGGAATATCATCCTATGGTGCTGGTAGAGGCGGGAACCGAAATTGGGGAAGACGTGGAGGTGGTCGAGGAAGAGGACAAGGAAGAGGTCACTGGTAA
- the LOC104700037 gene encoding protein SPEAR2-like, with product MCSNNNTSGGSYRELQLREDDDEYSGSCRKKQKKSEKVRRRGPGVAELEKIRLQEEHKSPLSLLQNMDHHHHTLFAPSSHDLVMIPPNFALPEKLPSLPGFPLPYGSLVPPAPVFQRKQQQSLTMNLPNPPLGQGRFYQFIEPPSNQTNSVSQFLEEENKKMVNAKKRPWHFLSDTTEPSVGPTTTTILRDAIQNRSLGISPVQDFGTTISNPIAIDSPNSSIPSFPRHYPRFIPLGLQYEQQQQLKDFDEKDMQWRSNKPFYSFIPSEDRSNADRERQSWDQYESAADHGIDLSLKL from the exons atgtgtagtaacaacaacacaagtgGTGGAAGCTATCGAGAGTTACAGTTacgtgaagatgatgatgagtacTCTGGTTCTTGTcggaagaaacagaagaaaagtgaaaaagtaCGGCGAAGAGGACCTGGTGTAGCCGAACTAGAGAAGATCCGTCTTCAAGAAGAGCACAAATCTCCACTTTCTTTATTACAAAacatggatcatcatcatcacactctCTTTGCTCCGTCGTCCCATGATTTAGTGATGATTCCTCCTAACTTTGCTTTGCCGGAGAAACTGCCGTCTTTACCGGGGTTTCCTTTACCGTACGGATCTTTGGTTCCTCCGGCGCCGGTTTTTCAGAGGAAGCAGCAACAGTCTCTAACG ATGAATCTCCCGAATCCACCTCTAGGACAAGGGAGATTTTATCAATTCATAGAGCCCCcttcaaaccaaaccaattctGTCTCTCAGTTTCttgaggaagaaaataaaaag ATGGTCAATGCGAAGAAGAGGCCATGGCATTTTCTTTCTGACACCACGGAACCTAGCGTTGGaccaaccacaacaacaattttaag GGACGCGATACAAAACCGGTCGCTTGGTATAAGTCCGGTTCAAGATTTCGGTACAACAATTAGCAATCCCATCGCCATTGATTCACCTAATTCTTCCATTCCAAGCTTTCCACGTCATTACCCGAGGTTTATCCCACTTGGCTTACAG tacgaacaacaacaacaactgaaaGACTTTGATGAGAAGGATATGCAATGGAGAAGTAATAAGCCGTTCTATAGCTTCATACCCTCTGAAGATCGGAGCAATGCTGACCGAGAACGACAATCCTGGGACCAGTATGAATCAGCCGCTGATCATGGAATCGATCTCAGCCTTAAGTTATAG
- the LOC104700039 gene encoding RING-H2 finger protein ATL39-like translates to MGFNDPSLNAIILWFAAVTSLVTISVIFALLVLCLLKRRRFDVSPEEENEHYGRREPPCQGLSASVIAAFPTFSYKPDNSDPESNNQEIECPVCLGLMPKNVVIKVLPNCMHMFDEECIGKWLESHATCPVCRRLAQPMASCGDKVLESIV, encoded by the coding sequence ATGGGTTTCAACGATCCTTCACTAAACGCAATCATCCTTTGGTTTGCTGCCGTAACGTCTCTCGTGACTATCTCCGTTATCTTCGCCCTTCTCGTTCTTTGTTTACTCAAACGCCGTAGGTTTGATGTATCACCTGAAGAAGAGAACGAGCACTACGGAAGAAGAGAGCCACCGTGCCAAGGTCTTAGTGCTTCCGTGATTGCCGCCTTTCCCACCTTCTCTTACAAACCGGATAATAGTGATCCCGAGAGCAACAATCAGGAGATCGAGTGTCCTGTTTGCTTAGGATTAATGCCCAAGAATGTTGTGATTAAGGTTTTACCAAATTGTATGCACATGTTTGATGAGGAATGTATAGGTAAGTGGCTTGAATCACACGCAACTTGTCCTGTGTGTCGTAGACTGGCTCAGCCGATGGCTAGCTGTGGGGATAAGGTATTAGAAAGTATAGTATAG